Genomic DNA from Cydia fagiglandana chromosome 3, ilCydFagi1.1, whole genome shotgun sequence:
ATAGAGAGACGAATGAATAAAACTTACGAATCGCTCAATATAAGTATATGACgtgataggtaggtaggtatacgcTAGAACCAATTTCGATGCTAGGGCATGTCAATTTTTGTAATTTACACCCTAATGGAGGGTTGGAGCAAGGAGAAATATAGACAAATGGAACCCCACGCGGTCATATTAGAgagtacctacttttaaaatGTTGCTCAAATCCTTACCACCTTTAAAGGTGAGACCGACTATCAATTTAAGGAAAATCGCTGTTACTAACCTACCATGAGTTAAGTTTTGATCCTGCAGCGGCGTATCCTCGTGGCCTATCTATCGTTGCGCTCTAACTTGAGGGCTGGTCGGCGCCaggcacagacaagacatcctgcAGACCGAGCattagtcgcgctaccccctctgccacgcatacggtagttttaccagtgttggccgaaagttAATCCAAATTGAAAATGctggccattaaccattatGAATTGAATCGTAAACTGTAATCGTTCGTTACggtttaaggttcaatttataatggttaatgggCAACATTTTCAATTCGCATTAACTTCCGGCCAACACTTgagttttactccatgttcgagtcaaaagtgtctttgtgtgacgtccgtgtctttgaatggaccaatcacggcacgggatttcgctcacctcgtcccgcgcacccccgcatttttggcatcattggttgcatgaaataattgctctaaactcggtctagaggattcctagcaattcctagtctatggcgcCAGGTTGTCAACGTCGCGCGTCGTACCAACTCAAAGCCTAAAAATTTGGCACAATATTTACTGCTAAAAGACTGACTACCATGCAAAGTCGCTGTTACTTACCCcatgggctgaatgaacgcaacGTGCGCACGTCATCCCGTTTGTTTCCGGCCGGGCATCCCTGTACTACATCTACTTACCCCATGTAAAGTTGTGATCCTCCAGCACCGCATCCTCGTGACCTTGTACCGTTGCTCCCTGGCTTGAGGGCTGGTCAGCATGAGCTCGCGGCCGGCGAGCGCCACGGATATGCGGCAGGTGGCGCCGGTCGCTCCTGATATGTTGCTCGCGTCCGTCACCGCCTCGCCTGCCGGTATCTGCCCGTAGTGCCTCAAAGTCCGCGCCAGCTCTAAGTACTGAAATTATAATCTGGCTTAACATATTGGCTAAAAATTGTCATAACACCATCATAACActtaagaataaaataaaaataaatgtgtatGATGCAAAAAAAGCTGAGATgattttggtaaaaaaattgGCATGAACATAGTTTAAATATGAATCAACATATAGGCTACTTTTTATACCAGAAATATGCAGGGTGGAATTTTATGGAGACACCCCCTTAtgcataaaactttacgggtctgatttagttaaattatgtttgatcactttcttacaaatatataggtatgtaagtcaaaatgacagataaagacaaacgattattagctgattaaggcttgtagcgcgtttatgaaggAGGAAAGTTGTTACCAGCTGCTgggtaaaaatgtaaaaaatttaCTAAGTTGCCATTCTGCATTTTTACTTACCACCTCACACATAACACTAAATCTACTAAGtattaatacctacttagtGTGTTATGTGTGGAATTATCCACATTATCTCAAGACTAATGTACACATAATAATAGGATAATTATATTCTTTACTGTCAGATAAGGATGTTTGTGATCCAAATTAACTGTTATGTCTCTACAAAGAACATTACTGATAGCCACTTTAAGATAATTTCTATGTTATTTCATTACATGCTATCacggtaggtatttattttatcagaCCCTACACCgggttttcatttcattcacaAACTGTACTGTAAACCTAAATGAGAATCATCCGAAGATTCCGAAGTCTATAATAAAAACATActcaattaaaattatattgatgGCACagtcttttatatttttagagtttcatacctcaaaaggaaaaaaacggaacccttataggatcacccgtgcgtctgtctgtctgtccgaccaaaccccctccccctttaactatgaaactactaggtctataATTtcgaaaaaatatacaaaatagttctttacctatagctgacaggaaaatctattagaaatgtgcagtcaagcatTAGTCAGATTTTATTACTTAGTTTGTTATCCGACCCGTACGGATTTTTAAAAGACATTTCATTCTCATTCCACATAAAAaagtacattgttaaaaattgtgtgatgtacggatcccttggaacgcgagtccgactcgcacttgaccggttttttaataaCAAGTTCCAGTAAGATGAGATGGATGATAGGAGCCTTTTAATTAATGGTCAATAACTGGAAAAACAAGGGTATTGCAAGGTCCAACAGTTGTTGACATGAAACAGgccacaaaataaatacaaatgttaattaaaaatctTACCTCTCtcttttgtttcttttcttCATATGATTTCAGTATGTCTTTGATATGTGACTCAGCTGTTAACCAGCCCAGATCAAGCTCTtctattgtttgtaaatataaaAGGTCTAGTGATACCCTATCTATCATTAAATCCAGATCATAGCACAGGTCCCAGtaactgaaattaaaaaatattgaatgatatAAAACTTAAATGTTTAAGcccttaaaataaatgaaacaatcATGCTAACTTTGTATGGTTACCTGTATTTTACATGTATTAGAAAACTTTGCATTCTTATTTAAacaattggacgtagtttagcaaAAAGAAtccatactaaaaaaaaaattacatcaaGGTACATAATAATGATTTTTGTGTTTAACAAAATGttctaattttattgaaatggaTTGCTTCCGTTTCCCTAAATTACATCCAATTATAATTTACTGTGGTCAGATTAAAAACTCAAACTTATATTGTTGCCTCACCTCTTCCTTAAAACGATTTTATCTTCAGGCCTAACATACTTTTGAGATATGTATGGAGACTCATACTCCTCCAGCTTTTTCAATGCCGGCTGTCCGTCCTTAGCACAACTCCAGTTAAAAAGATACAGTGAAAAGTATTTTGACAGTTCTTTTGGCAAATTGATATAATTACAAGCAATGTCAAGTATTGTGCTTGAGGAGTCTGTGGATGAGACGGAGAGGGGTATTCGGTAACCGTTCATTAGAGATATTTCAATGTCTACTTCGTGCATCCTCACAGAATGTGTTTCTTGTTGCGCCGAGAACAGGAAAGTGATCAGAAGTTCGGAGTTTGCCAACATAGGATTTTGCCCAACTGCAATAAACATAGTCCTTATGTTGCTAATAAGCTAATGGGGCATTTCATATGAAGCGGAcaggaaaaaaaaagtgaggttcccgaatttgtttatatttggtttagttcttcttctagtaggtataaaaccggacgccaaatattttttatatatgacgtttattttaaaaattatgagctTTTAAAAAATTACCGTAATTGAAATTCCGATTTTTTGAAACTCGAatatcgaataattaaaatatataacttattattaaaccaaGCGTTTTGTATAGAATTTTTAATGATCTTTTCAGCGAAGAAatcaattttgaaaaataaaaataaaaaaatggttaaaaCCGGAAGTAAACTtttcaaaaccatttttcgaaaactttgaccagtttttttttattttttttatctcaaaATATAGCCCTAAGTATGTACAAAATACACTAGAAGTTGCAGAATGGGATCTCCATTGGTTAAGACAATAGGTCAATAAATGTACATACATGTCGCCCTGAGTGCGAGGTACCGTActggtatacatacatatagcaGCTGTTTAGCTTATAAGAACATGTATTCAGTAAGACTGCTGGTAAATTCTAATCATAACATAATGAAATAAGAAAGTCAACAATTCTAACcagtttatttcataatttttattattttacaataagaaTCTATGCTAGAGCTCGTTCTTTTTACAAGAAGACCGTCAGTTATCGGAATAAACGTATGAAACTTTTTTGTTCCTGGAATCGTGACTGCGGAGTCAAACCTGGCCTGCAAAAATATCCTCTGACGTTGAATATCGTCTTTAGAGCAATAGTAGATTGCCGTTTGCTTCAAAGATGATTTTGCCCAGTCATACAATCGCATTGGTGAAATTATTGATCTACTTGGAGGTAACTGCAAACTTGCACGCGTCGCCAAACGTTTCAGATTCCCTCCGAGACTGTCGAGGCCCTTTACCGTGGGATGTTGCGTGAAAATGTGCCTCTGCATTCGGTTTATTACTATAGAGATGGCACTGAAATAAAACACGACAGCATTGTCATGATTTCCGATGACTTAAAACATGACACAGCTACCTATTATGCTTACCAAATATTACTATACAAGCACCTttcagaaaaagaaatagttgcatctaaaatcatatacatatatatgtatatgattttagATGCAACTATTTCTTTTTAGGCACCATTGGTTATATAACCGATGGTGCTtcacaacattttaaaaataggtttaaCTTTGTTAATCTTATTTATTACAAGGATGATTTTAATACGAATGCAGAGGCACATTTTCACGCAACATCTCACGGTAAAGGGCCTCGACGGTCTCGGAGGGAACCTGAAACGTTTGGCGACGCGTGCAAGTTTGCAGTTACCTCCAAGTAGATCAATAATTTCACCAATGCGATTGTATGACTGGGCAAAATCATCTTTGAAGCAAACGGCAATCTACTATTGCTCTAAAGACGATATTCAACGTCAGAGGATATTTTTGCAGGCCAGGTTTGACTCCGCAGTCACGATTCCAGGAACAAAAAAGTTTCATACGTTTATTCCGATAACTGACGGTCTTCTTGTAAAAAGAACGAGCTCTAGCATAGAttcttattgtaaaataataaaaaatatgaaataaactgGTTAGAATTGTTGACTTTCTTATTTCATTATGTTATGATTAGAATTTACCAGCAGTCTTAATGAATACATGTTCTTATAAGCTAAACAGCTGCTATATGTACGAGGGGCGTTCAAAATATTCTCGGTATTGATATCTTACAACCTCTTCTTAAATTTCTTTCGTTACTGGCCGCTAAGGTTTATTCAttgacattaaaaaaaagtataattcaAACCGAGATGTTCTTTTGTTTTTCTGCAATTGCTGAACAAACATGAACATCACGTGCGAATTGACAATGTTAACTAAATTAGAACATCAATGCGTCATAAGATTCTCGACAAAACagggaaaaataaaaaaaccataaAAGTGGAAATGGATTGTGTTTACCGTGAGTCTGCTCCTTCTTTATCTACCATTCAAAAGTGGTCAAGCGAATTTAAACGTGGAAGGGAGAGTATTGAAGATGACCCTAGACCTGGTCGGCCTGTAGTAGCTACTTCAcaagaaaatattgataaagtgGAAAAACTTATATTGAAAGATGGTCGAGTGAAGGTAAAATCTATAGCTCAAGTAACCAATCTTTCTATTGGTATCGTACATGATATTATCCATGACCATCTTAATATGTCAAAAGTAAGTGCAAGATGGGTTCCGCGAATGCTGACTCAGCTTCAAAAAGGCATGCGTGCAGCGTGTTGTTCCGATGTTATTGACCTGTGCGGTGAAAATGATGATGCGGTGCTGCAAAGAATAGTTACTGGAGATGAAACCTGGGTTTATCATTATGATCGAGAAAGTAAACAAGAGTCCATGCAGTGGCACATTAAGGGTTCAGCTCATCCCAAGAAGTTCAAGGTCGTCCCTTCAGCTGGCAAGGTCATGGCCACGATATTTTGGGATTGTGAAGGAATATTATTAATTGATTATAAAGAAAAAGGTGTAAATATCACAGGACAGTACTACACTAACATTCTACGTCAATTAAAGGATGCAATCAAAGAAAAGAGGCGAGGAAAGTTAACCAAAGGTGTTCTGCTTCTGCGTGACAACGCCCCCGTCCATACTGCTCATATTGCCAAGGCAGCTATTGTTGAATGTGGGTTTGAAACTGCTACTCACCCACCGTATAGTCCGGACTTAGCCCCCAGCTACTTCTTTTTGTTCCCCAATCTTAAAAAGCATCTGcgtggattttttttttctgacgATGAAGCATTGAAGGCGGCAGTGGAGGAGCATTTTTATAccaaagaataaaaatatttttatgagggattaaaaaataaatattgatcgATCTTTTAAGTGGATGAACATAGGGGGGGAgtatattgaaaaataaaaatatcaaacttttcgtacttgtttgttttcattctCATACCGAGAATATTTTGACCACCCCTCGTATGTATACCAGTACGGTACCTCGCACTCAGGGCGACATGTATGTACATTTATTGACCTATTGTCTTAACCAATGGAGATCCCATTCTGCAATTTCTAGTGTATTTTGTACATACTTAGGGCTATAttttgagataaaaaaaaataaaaaaaaactggtcaaagttttcgaaaaatggttttgaaaAGTTTACTTCCGGttttaaccatttttttatttttatttttcaaaattgatTTCTTCGCTGAAAAGATCATTAAAAATTCTATACAAAACGCttggtttaataataagttatacattttaattattcgatatTCGAGTTTCAAAAAATCGGAATTTCAATTACGGTAATTTTTTAAAAGCTCATAAGTTTTTAAATAAACgtcatatataaaaaatatttggcgtccggttttatacctactagaagaagaactaaaccaaatataaacaaattcgGGAACCTCACTTTTTTTTCCTGTCCGCTTCATATGAAATGCCCCTAATGTGCTTACTTATAGCAAATAAAATTTGACTGATTGAAAAATAAAGAAGATATGGACATAAAGTTCATATGCATTGTATGCTTAACTCgatcgcgtctttcctgtagacatcacAGTTAAGAGAATCAAAGGctaattttataaattgttaTTGGGCTCTTAATTAGTGGAAAATGCCCAGTATAACTAAATATGATATAATGATATTGTTTTGCCTATTAAGATTGCTAAACACATGCATTTCGCATTGCTAATAATAGAATAATTAATGACTATTCACCAAACACATCAGGAAATAGCAAacaattatcatttgatattttaaaaactaaGTTACTGAATGTTTACTCACCCAGTTGAATATACTTTTCCAATAAGATCCGCCTTTCCTCTAGTTGGGAACTGGTTAGAAATAATTTCTTAGGTGGGAATTGTGGTAACTTAAAATAAGGATTTTGTGCTTGCAACTGTTCGTGAAGGCAAAGCAGCTGCTTATACCTTGTTGTGCAGTGGAAAAATCCATCTATGTAAATATTGTAGCCCTAAAAGGTAAAATCACAATTAATAACGTTGA
This window encodes:
- the LOC134680223 gene encoding sorting nexin-17; protein product: MHFSIPDLQQFQDDNGVSYTGYNIYIDGFFHCTTRYKQLLCLHEQLQAQNPYFKLPQFPPKKLFLTSSQLEERRILLEKYIQLVGQNPMLANSELLITFLFSAQQETHSVRMHEVDIEISLMNGYRIPLSVSSTDSSSTILDIACNYINLPKELSKYFSLYLFNWSCAKDGQPALKKLEEYESPYISQKYVRPEDKIVLRKSYWDLCYDLDLMIDRVSLDLLYLQTIEELDLGWLTAESHIKDILKSYEEKKQKREYLELARTLRHYGQIPAGEAVTDASNISGATGATCRISVALAGRELMLTSPQAREQRYKVTRMRCWRITTLHGVDQSLSNGHRSLLEESNKNFELSFEYLISKDNLKWITLKTEHATFISVCLQSIVDELMRQKGGSGPASPRSRGAGLTYLRRDGSSHRVTPSSSSDTLSSANGDSFNSGSSREIFSVQKLTEKFASVAFKTGKDCVENNAFEAIGDEEL